The following are encoded together in the Vigna unguiculata cultivar IT97K-499-35 chromosome 2, ASM411807v1, whole genome shotgun sequence genome:
- the LOC114174566 gene encoding protein FAR1-RELATED SEQUENCE 5-like: MENVEATHTLGLNDISLYGDDQSQATTATLVPNSCNNKGGDLDQHRHPTVRMWFETEDEVKKIYKNYAIRKGFEVRIRTSQKDLDGNISYLKLVCSREGKYVSAIPPEKKTLRTQRKNCPAQMTAFKREGKWCIKTLVDEHSHDISPGKSRLIRGNRIISMHAKRTFDINDEAGVRINKSFRSLVFYAGGYENLEFVERDVRNYLGVKRRALGKNGDGQALLNHFSRMRELNSNFFYEIDLDSEDRIRNIFWADARSRSACHDFGDVVSFDTTYLTNKYDMPFAPFVGINHHGQSILLGCGLLSKEDTTEIVINGNLQNNGSLTVEKKSFKSGPKMNSSAGAVL; encoded by the exons ATGGAAAATGTGGAAGCCACCCATACATTAGGACTAAATGACATTTCCTTGTACGGGGACGACCAAAGTCAAGCAACCACTGCGACGTTGGTACCCAATAGCTGTAATAACAAAGGTGGTGACTTAGACCAACATAGGCACCCCACTGTTAGGATGTGGTTCGAAACAGAGGAcgaggtaaaaaaaatttacaagaacTATGCTATTCGAAAAGGTTTTGAAGTGAGGATAAGAACTTCACAAAAGGATCTGGATGGGAACATTTCGTATTTGAAGTTAGTGTGCTCGCGGGAAGGAAAATATGTGTCCGCAATCCCTCCAGAAAAGAAGACACTACGTACCCAAAGGAAGAATTGTCCTGCTCAAATGACTGCATttaaaagagaaggaaaatggTGCATTAAAACTTTGGTGGACGAACACAGTCACGATATTAGCCCAGGAAAGTCAAGGCTAATTAGAGGTAATAGAATCATCAGTATGCATGCAAAGAGAACCTTTGACATAAATGACGAGGCGGGAGTGCGCATCAACAAGAGTTTTCGATCGTTGGTTTTTTATGCAGGCGGTTATGAGAACCTGGAGTTTGTTGAGCGTGACGTTAGAAACTACTTAGGGGTCAAGCGGCGTGCTCTTGGAAAAAATGGGGACGGCCAAGCATTGCTAAATCACTTTTCCCGCATGAGAGAACTAAacagtaatttcttttatgagaTTGACTTGGACTCCGAAGATCGTATCCGTAACATTTTTTGGGCAGATGCAAGGAGTCGATCTGCATGTCATGATTTCGGAGACGTTGTGTCCTTTGATACAACTTACCTAACAAACAAATATGACATGCCCTTTGCACCGTTTGTGGGGATTAACCACCACGGTCAATCAATTTTATTAGGATGTGGATTACTGTCTAAGGAAGACACAA CGGAAATTGTAATCAATGGAAATTTGCAGAACAATGGTTCTCTCACCGTGGAGAAGAAAAGCTTTAAGAGCGGGCCAAAAATGAACTCCAGCGCGGGAGCAGTTCTATGA
- the LOC114169647 gene encoding uncharacterized protein LOC114169647 isoform X2 produces the protein MAMASSPAATAAPMMACDGGFASSQFRVARVSRFCFLFRRICSHGGDDLVRGIFFFLARCAGRSGGGRRRSGGRRRSVASVSANVNSVTILNGTNFKDWKENIEIILGCMDLDLALRTEQPLLLRRIVLLNRGGIMRRGIAQTA, from the exons ATGGCGATGGCTTCGTCTCCGGCTGCAACAGCGGCACCGATGATGGCCTGCGATGGTGGTTTCGCATCAAGCCAGTTTCGCGTCGCGAGGGTTTCGCGTTTTTGTTTCCTATTCCGCCGCATCTGCAGTCACGGTGGTGACGATCTGGTTCGCggcatcttcttcttccttgcgAGGTGCGCAGGGCGCAGCGGAGGTGGCCGGCGTCGTAGTGGTGGCCGACGCCGATCAG TTGCTTCTGTATCTGCCAATGTGAATTCTGTTACGATCCTCAATGGAACAAATTTTAAGGACTGGAAGGAgaatattgaaattattcttGGCTGCATGGATCTAGATCTTGCATTAAGGACTGAGCAACCCCTACTCCTACGACGGATAGTACTCCTAAACAGAGGAGGGATCATGAGAAGGGGGATCGCTCAAACCGCATGA
- the LOC114169647 gene encoding uncharacterized protein LOC114169647 isoform X1, whose amino-acid sequence MSIMIIRRGIPEVFRGTVFEDITTAKEFIAEIEKRFAKSDKAEVSTLLQNLISMKYQGKGNISEYIMSMSNIVFKLKALKLEISEDLLIHLVLISLPAQFNQFKVSYNCQKDKWSLNELISYCVQEEERQKQDKTESAHFSSTSKAKAHFSSTSKAKGKRKRSEDPKKEAAKGPEQKKQYQESKCFFCNKTGHIKKKCAKYHA is encoded by the coding sequence ATGAGCATAATGATCATTAGGCGCGGCATCCCAGAGGTGTTTAGGGGCACCGTTTTTGAAGACATTACAACTGCCAAAGAATTCATTGCTGAGATTGAGAAGCGCTTTGCAAAAAGCGATAAGGCGGAGGTAAGTACTCTTCTTCAGAACTTGATCTCCATGAAATATCAAGGCAAAGGAAATATCAGTGAATATATTATGAGCATGTCTAATATTGTCTTCAAACTCAAGGCACTAAAGCTTGAAATCTCAGAAGACTTACTCATTCATTTGGTGTTGATTTCTCTTCCTGCACAGTTTAATCAGTTTAAAGTATCTTATAACTGTCAAAAGGATAAATGGTCTCTTAATGAGCTCATTTCATATTGTGtgcaagaagaagaaagacAAAAGCAAGACAAGACAGAAAGTGCTCAtttttcaagcacttcaaaggCTAAGGCTCAtttttcaagcacttcaaaggCTAAGGGCAAAAGAAAGAGATCGGAGGATCCCAAGAAGGAAGCTGCTAAGGGTccagaacaaaagaaacaatatCAGGAAAGCAAATGTTTCTTTTGCAATAAGACTGGACACATAAAGAAGAAATGTGCCAAATATCATGCTTAG
- the LOC114173364 gene encoding uncharacterized protein LOC114173364 has protein sequence MGTRRLFMAKTHIDSINLRVVNDFVCVNMSWAFGSLRMFLCKYVLYALGLVLRYIFRFLHVGDAKDETIDQKVPHVERNQLSDSEIDGFREELASFLFWSDDFEETECSTFSMEVAPESGRRGGKTEKSVFSMEIARESEKRDGENKCSVLMDTHCDVHEDGVKTEVPEESFVSKEIEFDIGEAGMSKGIVEEGYIFMKNSSINSVTHEDGTETEKETEEFVSMETNSDVHQHVQKLGDDDESEISVSTEYNSDLDQGSVEREVEREEEIEEPVSGEIDPVVHKEVMKNDGNETSSDVLMENVSEETVNGDGEKTKENEGSVFEEQESIAHGDDTVKEEKEEETYGCVSLNTNSVTTTSKCEYLSGKDISGFMEEPTMLRFSFREFYMGPDVLAVSDNAHASTEIIADKEFSEFGSEKGPVSQAQTENSVQDQVSASSTHIPLHFESEMFGGSDSSDEDYFLYNENSVTSDSESESSSSSGVIWGNSNKIDDSIVYQFLGGKNGGEGFEPEILKLIMREEREGDAEAKQSSCDGKISELSAHGIYSEDRYVEMEPCMKGLKPFNAHGKVVVRDKKEEEFRNELEKREETRWEDELSYSESDEGDFEWEHDDLVEQLRLELKNSRQGGLATILEEEEVDEEEKEEEEVVVVEEEEERVSSRVVEDPNPVEIEEKIEYKDQIDEILKVYKSYEEKMKKLDILNYQTMHGLGLLQLKDPLKLISTPKSSIQGAKPVISQNLWPRKASKNSSDPLIKLAHELHRDLELVYVGQVCLSWEILCWQHKKALELQQYDSEGSHSHRYNHVAGEFQLFQVLVQRFIENEPFQGPRLQNYVKNRCVIRNLLHVPGIKEDDKGYEEEDAAIASGRLAEIIKESMRVFWEFVRADKDYGNVIFKASQHHRIDLNDPMIPGLMVEIKAQLQKKERRLKDIVRTGNCIVKKFQKHHEDELDHEQLVAQVGLRLISRVLNMSKLKKEQVIWCNEKLHRIKFLSRKIVQVEPSFLLFPC, from the exons ATGGGAACAAGGAGACTCTTTATGGCTAAGACCCACATTGATTCCATCAACCTACGAGTTGTGAATGATTTTGTTTGTGTGAACATGTCGTGGGCCTTTGGTTCTCTGCGGATGTTCCTTTGTAAATATGTGCTCTATGCTTTGGGATTGGTGCTCAGATACATCTTCAG GTTTCTTCATGTGGGAGATGCAAAAGATGAGACTATTGATCAGAAAGTACCACATGTTGAGAGGAACCAGCTTTCTGATTCCGAGATTGATGGGTTCCGAGAGGAGCTGGCAAGTTTTCTGTTTTGGAGTGATGATTTTGAGGAAACAGAGTGTTCTACCTTTTCCATGGAGGTTGCTCCTGAAAGTGGGAGAAGAGGTGGAAAAACGGAGAAATCTGTTTTTTCCATGGAGATTGCTCGTGAAAGTGAGAAAAGAGATGGAGAAAATAAGTGCTCGGTTCTGATGGACACCCACTGTGATGTTCATGAAGATGGGGTGAAAACAGAGGTGCCCGAGGAGAGCTTTGTTTCAAAAGAAATTGAGTTTGACATTGGTGAAGCTGGTATGAGTAAGGGAATAGTAGAAGAGggttatatttttatgaaaaatagcTCCATCAACTCTGTTACTCATGAAGATGGCAcggaaacagaaaaagaaacagAGGAGTTTGTTTCCATGGAAACTAACTCAGATGTTCATCAACATGTTCAAAAGCttggtgatgatgatgaatcCGAGATCTCTGTTTCAACAGAGTATAACTCTGATCTCGATCAAGGGAGTGTAGAGAGAGAAgtggagagagaagaagaaatagaagaaCCTGTGTCAGGGGAGATTGACCCTGTTGTTCATAAAGAAGTGATGAAAAACGATGGAAATGAAACGAGCAGTGATGTTTTAATGGAGAATGTCTCTGAAGAAACTGTAAATGGCGATGGggagaaaacaaaagaaaatgaggGCTCTGTTTTCGAGGAACAAGAGTCCATTGCTCATGGTGATGATacagtgaaagaagaaaaagaagaagaaacgtATGGGTGTGTATCTTTGAACACGAACTCTGTAACAACCACAAGTAAGTGCGAGTACTTATCAGGAAAAGATATAAGTGGGTTCATGGAGGAACCAACAATGTTGAGGTTCAGTTTTCGAGAATTTTACATGGGTCCAGATGTTTTAGCCGTTTCTGATAATGCACATGCCAGCACCGAAATTATTGCCGACAAGGAATTTTCAGAGTTTGGTTCAGAGAAAGGCCCTGTGTCTCAAGCACAGACAGAGAACTCTGTTCAAGATCAGGTTTCAGCTTCTTCCACCCATATTCCACTTCACTTTGAGAGTGAAATGTTTGGTGGATCCGATTCATCCGATGAAGATTATTTTCTTTACAACGAAAACTCGGTCACTTCTGATTCAGAGTCAGAGTCATCAAGCTCAAGCGGTGTAATCTGGGGCAACAGCAACAAAATTGATGATTCAATTGTGTACCAGTTTCTGGGTGGTAAAAATGGGGGTGAAGGGTTTGAACCTGAGATTCTGAAGCTGATAATGAGAGAGGAAAGGGAAGGAGATGCAGAGGCAAAACAATCTTCATGTGATGGAAAGATTTCAGAATTGAGTGCTCATGGCATTTATTCTGAAGATAGGTATGTGGAAATGGAACCCTGCATGAAGGGTTTGAAGCCCTTCAATGCACATGGCAAAGTAGTGGTCAGAGACAAAAAAGAAGAGGAATTCAGGAATGAATtggagaaaagagaagaaactaGGTGGGAGGATGAATTGAGTTATTCAGAATCTGATGAGGGTGACTTTGAATGGGAGCATGATGATCTGGTGGAACAACTGAGATTGGAATTGAAAAATTCAAGGCAAGGAGGGCTTGCCACAATTTTAGAAGAAGAGGAGGTAgatgaagaggaaaaagaagaggaagaggtggtggtggtggaggaggaggaggaaagAGTATCCTCAAGAGTGGTTGAAGATCCAAACCCAGTGgaaattgaagagaagattgAATACAAGGATCAAATTGATGAAATTCTAAAGGTTTACAAGAGCTATgaagagaagatgaagaaactTGATATCTTGAATTACCAGACCATGCATGGATTAG GTCTGCTCCAACTAAAAGACCCTCTCAAATTAATTTCAACACCAAAATCCTCCATCCAAGGTGCAAAACCTGTAATATCTCAGAACTTGTGGCCACGCAAAGCATCAAAGAACTCATCTGACCCATTGATAAAGTTGGCGCATGAACTGCATAGAGATTTGGAGTTGGTATATGTTGGCCAGGTTTGCCTCTCTTGGGAAATCCTGTGTTGGCAACACAAGAAAGCCCTTGAGTTACAGCAATATGATTCAGAAGGGTCTCATAGCCATAGGTATAATCACGTAGCTGGTGAGTTTCAACTTTTTCAAGTCCTAGTTCAGAGATTCATAGAGAATGAACCATTTCAAGGCCCTAGGCTACAGAACTATGTCAAGAACAGATGCGTGATTCGCAACTTGCTCCATGTTCCAGGCATTAAAG AAGATGATAAAGGGTATGAGGAAGAGGATGCTGCTATTGCAAGTGGAAGGTTGGCAGAGATCATCAAGGAATCAATGCGGGTGTTCTGGGAATTTGTTCGAGCAGATAAAGATTATGGGAATGTTATCTTTAAAGCTTCTCAGCACCACAGAATTGATCTTAACGACCCTATGATTCCTGGTCTTATGGTGGAGATTAAAGCACAACTACAGAAA AAGGAGAGAAGGTTGAAGGACATAGTGAGAACCGGGAATTGCATAGTGAAGAAGTTCCAAAAGCACCATGAAGATGAACTTGATCATGagcaattggttgctcaagtgGGGTTGAGATTGATTTCAAGGGTGTTAAACATgtccaaattgaaaaaagaacaGGTAATATGGTGTAATGAAAAGTTACACAGAATCAAGTTTTTGAGCAGGAAGATTGTGCAGGTGGAACCTTCCTTCTTGCTTTTTCCATGTTGA
- the LOC114166578 gene encoding 60S ribosomal protein L34-like, which produces MVQRLTYRKRHSYATKSNQHRVVKTPGGKLVYQSTKKRASGPKCPVTGKRIQGIPHLRPAEYKRSRLPRNRRTVNRAYGGVLSGSAVRERIIRAFLVEEQKIVKKVLKIQKAKEKQALKG; this is translated from the exons ATGGTGCAGCGTCTCACCTATCGCAAGAGGCACAGTTATGCCACAAAGTCCAACCAACACAGGGTTGTCAAGACCCCTG GTGGGAAGCTCGTTTATCAGAGCACCAAGAAGAGGGCTAGCGGACCCAAGTGCCCCGTCACTGGCAAGAGGATCCAGGGG ATTCCACATTTGAGGCCTGCGGAATACAAGAGGTCAAGGCTACCTAGAAACCGTAGGACTGTAAACCGTGCATATGGTGGAGTTTTGTCTGGAAGTGCTGTCAGGGAGAG GATTATCCGAGCTTTCTTAGTTGAGGAGCAGAAGATTGTGAAGAAGGTCTTGAAGATCCAGAAGGCCAAGGAAAAGCAGGCCTTGAAGGGTTAA